One genomic segment of Clostridium estertheticum subsp. estertheticum includes these proteins:
- a CDS encoding ABC transporter substrate-binding protein, with product MKIRIAKVTHRKIIIFLSVIIAIITSIYFTYYKYTNKTVVLEFGTFVGSMYDVPEWQSYKALDEAIHKFEKANPHIKVKYKSGILKTDYSEQLSQRILKGTEPDLFCVLPGDFNTFASIGELTNLNNLIKNDKTLDLSKQYGTAVKSGKYRGSQYAIAKEVDPELMFVNKTLLKKQGIKLPSEDWTWDDFYKICDEVTIDKNKDGKIDQFGTVGFDWKQAVYTNGQKLFDENGNKAIFDNKGVSEAIKFIIKLNKLNQNYIVSLKDFDDGNVAFKPFPFSTYRAYNVYPYKVIKYGQFEWECIKLPKGPEGENTGQLNSLLMGIGSRTKHEKESWEFLKFLTNDKDVQLDVFKYSHGMPVLKDVVESKETDKELSKYNSKGKNFIDKKVLSEVVEQSIVTPSFHKYEASMDIADKDIFQLINSGGDVQDTLRKLNYKLNTYLKP from the coding sequence TTGAAAATTAGAATAGCAAAAGTAACTCATAGGAAGATTATTATATTTCTGAGTGTAATTATAGCAATAATAACGTCTATTTATTTTACTTATTATAAATATACAAATAAAACGGTAGTATTAGAGTTTGGTACATTTGTTGGAAGTATGTATGATGTACCTGAGTGGCAATCTTACAAAGCTTTAGATGAAGCAATACATAAGTTTGAAAAGGCGAATCCTCATATAAAGGTTAAATATAAAAGTGGTATTTTAAAAACTGATTACTCAGAGCAATTATCTCAAAGAATATTAAAAGGAACTGAACCCGATTTGTTTTGTGTTTTACCTGGTGATTTTAATACTTTTGCATCTATTGGAGAATTGACGAATCTTAATAATTTAATCAAAAATGATAAAACTTTAGATTTATCTAAGCAATATGGAACTGCAGTAAAGTCTGGAAAATATCGAGGTTCTCAATATGCCATTGCAAAGGAAGTTGATCCTGAATTAATGTTTGTAAATAAAACTTTGTTAAAAAAGCAAGGAATAAAGTTACCGAGCGAAGATTGGACCTGGGATGATTTTTACAAAATATGTGACGAAGTAACTATAGATAAAAATAAAGATGGTAAGATAGATCAGTTTGGAACTGTAGGATTTGACTGGAAACAAGCTGTTTATACTAATGGTCAGAAGCTTTTTGATGAAAATGGAAATAAAGCAATATTTGATAATAAGGGTGTTAGTGAGGCAATAAAATTTATTATAAAGCTTAACAAGCTAAATCAAAATTATATAGTTAGTCTAAAAGATTTTGATGATGGTAACGTTGCCTTTAAGCCTTTTCCATTTTCAACATATAGAGCATATAACGTATACCCATATAAGGTAATAAAATATGGACAATTTGAATGGGAATGCATAAAATTACCTAAAGGACCTGAGGGCGAAAATACTGGACAGCTTAATAGTTTACTTATGGGAATAGGTTCAAGAACAAAACATGAAAAAGAATCATGGGAATTTTTGAAATTTTTAACTAATGATAAAGATGTTCAACTGGATGTATTTAAATATTCTCATGGGATGCCCGTTTTAAAAGACGTAGTGGAATCAAAGGAAACTGACAAAGAACTCTCTAAGTATAATTCAAAAGGAAAAAATTTTATTGATAAGAAGGTTTTAAGTGAAGTAGTAGAACAATCTATTGTAACTCCAAGTTTTCATAAATATGAGGCAAGTATGGATATTGCTGATAAGGATATATTTCAATTAATTAATAGTGGAGGAGACGTACAAGATACATTAAGAAAGCTGAACTATAAATTAAATACATATCTTAAACCTTAG
- a CDS encoding Cof-type HAD-IIB family hydrolase — translation MNKVKMICLDIDGTLLNSQHKISQRTNDIIRIATCVKQIPVILVSARMPKGILFLQKELNINEPIICYSGALVIDAKANILLNKAIATPDALLAYSFAKELNVHMSLYKDDEWYIEKLDDWAKQESEITNISPNITSFTDLFNGWECENSGPNKILCMGKPNDIKLLDAKIKNAHSNDLNVYPSKPTYLEIMPNNVSKTSAIEILMRKFNIQKSEIMAVGDNYNDIDMIEFAGIGVAMGNSPDKVKQYADYVTLSNDNDGVAQAIKKFVPF, via the coding sequence ATGAATAAAGTTAAAATGATATGTTTAGACATTGATGGGACATTGCTTAATTCACAGCATAAGATTTCACAAAGAACAAATGATATAATCAGAATAGCTACGTGTGTAAAACAAATTCCAGTAATATTGGTGTCTGCAAGAATGCCAAAGGGAATATTGTTTTTGCAAAAGGAACTTAATATAAATGAACCAATTATTTGTTATAGTGGTGCTTTAGTTATAGACGCAAAAGCTAATATTTTATTAAATAAAGCTATAGCAACTCCAGATGCCCTGCTAGCATATAGTTTTGCTAAAGAATTGAATGTGCATATGAGTTTATATAAAGATGATGAATGGTATATTGAAAAGTTAGATGATTGGGCAAAACAAGAGAGTGAAATAACTAATATATCGCCAAACATTACGAGCTTTACTGATTTGTTTAATGGATGGGAATGTGAAAATTCAGGACCTAATAAAATTTTATGTATGGGAAAGCCTAATGATATAAAATTATTGGATGCAAAAATTAAAAATGCTCACTCAAACGATTTAAATGTATATCCTTCAAAGCCTACGTATCTAGAAATAATGCCAAATAATGTTTCAAAAACTTCAGCTATAGAGATTTTAATGAGAAAGTTTAATATACAAAAATCAGAGATAATGGCTGTAGGTGATAATTATAATGATATTGATATGATTGAATTTGCAGGTATTGGAGTTGCCATGGGGAATTCTCCAGACAAAGTTAAACAATATGCTGATTACGTAACTTTATCAAATGATAATGATGGTGTAGCCCAGGCTATAAAAAAATTCGTTCCATTTTAA
- a CDS encoding glycoside hydrolase family 32 protein, translating into MNKGKTIKLVVVVLMIMTTLIISSIRVLAEEKTSTSDILCKSSISKKYSLSSNKGVKTDYLENYREQYHYSPAKAWANDPNGMVYFKGEYHLFYQYNPDDVIWGPMHWGHAVSKDLVHWKELPIALYPDKSGTIYSGSAVVDKDNTSGFFDGIKGGGLVAIFTQDYLNDKGIEKQKQSIAYSKDNGRTWTKYEGNPVISTENDPLNNGAFRDPKVFYHKESGKWMMVVAGGPLRFFSSTDLKHWKPEGTQPTIQTECPDLFKLEVGDSGKNKWILSEGGRYYRVGDFKEVDGVWKFVPDNDKRIVMNFAKDSYAAQTYSGTDKNGTPDGRRIMINWMNNWDYCNNIAPITKTFNGQFTLQSELKLVRTESV; encoded by the coding sequence ATGAATAAGGGAAAAACAATAAAACTAGTAGTTGTTGTACTTATGATTATGACCACATTAATTATTTCTTCAATAAGAGTGTTAGCAGAGGAAAAAACGTCTACGTCAGATATTTTATGCAAATCATCAATAAGTAAAAAATACAGTTTGAGTAGTAATAAGGGCGTTAAAACCGATTATTTAGAAAATTATCGTGAACAGTATCATTATTCTCCCGCTAAGGCATGGGCAAATGACCCGAATGGAATGGTTTATTTTAAGGGGGAATATCATTTATTCTATCAATATAATCCAGATGATGTTATATGGGGACCAATGCATTGGGGACATGCAGTTAGTAAAGATTTGGTTCATTGGAAAGAACTACCGATTGCTTTGTATCCAGATAAAAGCGGAACAATTTACTCAGGATCAGCAGTTGTAGATAAAGATAATACTAGTGGTTTCTTTGATGGAATTAAAGGTGGAGGATTAGTTGCAATCTTTACTCAAGATTACCTAAATGATAAGGGTATAGAAAAACAAAAACAAAGTATTGCATACAGTAAAGATAATGGAAGAACATGGACTAAATATGAAGGAAACCCTGTTATTTCAACAGAAAATGATCCATTAAATAATGGAGCATTTAGGGATCCTAAGGTATTCTATCATAAAGAATCTGGAAAGTGGATGATGGTAGTCGCAGGTGGACCACTACGATTTTTCTCATCAACTGATTTAAAGCATTGGAAACCCGAGGGAACGCAACCAACAATTCAAACAGAATGTCCAGATTTATTTAAATTAGAAGTAGGAGATAGTGGTAAAAATAAATGGATATTAAGTGAAGGGGGAAGATATTATCGTGTTGGTGATTTTAAAGAGGTAGATGGTGTATGGAAATTTGTTCCTGATAATGATAAGCGTATTGTTATGAATTTTGCTAAAGATTCATATGCAGCTCAAACTTATTCTGGCACAGATAAAAATGGTACACCTGATGGAAGAAGAATTATGATTAACTGGATGAATAATTGGGATTACTGTAATAATATTGCTCCAATAACAAAAACATTTAATGGACAATTTACTTTGCAAAGCGAATTAAAACTAGTTAGAACGGAATCCGTTTAA
- a CDS encoding DDE-type integrase/transposase/recombinase, with protein sequence MSPIISMLVTYNQVLLSQIKQLLIFIAKNIPLKVPKYDMTSPKYKKLTVDKLPIIKTFEKLDYRQLLAEYKRSNGKDKKPVNSRGKHPISSDTICPQCGAPHTYIYDNAGGRGQLWCKVCDMHFNKNKDDFKTEKLICPFCGHALSKKKDRKNFYIHKCVNKKCSFFLQSLANLSMEDIKEYKKDKHKFKLHYIYREFTTNYFDVDLSSMPKGATSLKFRNFSSHVMGLCLTYNVNLGLSTRRTALALWEIHGVKISHVMVSRYAIAAAAFVKPYVDNYDYKPTNYLAADETYTKVKGVHQYIWLVMDAIKKSILGYQASFSRDTGPCILTMRMAFDKFKEFPGKSLKFVADGYTAYKLAEQQFKLNGMDFDVIQVIGLTNSDPVSTEYRWLKQIIERLNRTFKFSYRVTNGFGSEEGSNTHLALFVAYYNFLRPHSYAYWGPLNSIPELENISTMPAKWQKLIELSQQLIVEKQVV encoded by the coding sequence GTGAGTCCAATTATATCAATGTTAGTTACTTATAATCAAGTATTACTTTCTCAAATTAAACAATTACTTATTTTTATTGCTAAAAATATACCATTAAAGGTTCCGAAATACGATATGACAAGTCCTAAATATAAAAAACTTACTGTAGATAAATTGCCAATTATTAAAACCTTTGAAAAGCTTGATTACAGGCAACTCTTAGCTGAGTATAAACGCAGTAATGGCAAGGATAAAAAGCCTGTCAATTCTCGCGGTAAACATCCTATATCCTCTGATACTATATGCCCTCAATGTGGTGCTCCGCACACCTATATCTACGATAACGCCGGAGGCCGCGGGCAGCTTTGGTGCAAAGTTTGTGATATGCATTTCAATAAAAACAAGGATGATTTCAAAACCGAAAAACTCATTTGTCCATTTTGTGGACATGCCCTAAGTAAAAAGAAGGACCGCAAAAATTTTTATATCCATAAATGCGTTAATAAAAAATGTAGCTTTTTCCTTCAATCTCTTGCAAATCTTTCAATGGAAGACATTAAGGAATATAAGAAAGATAAACACAAATTTAAGCTACATTACATCTACCGTGAGTTTACCACTAATTATTTTGATGTAGATTTATCTTCAATGCCAAAAGGTGCTACTAGCCTCAAGTTCAGAAATTTTTCTTCACATGTAATGGGACTCTGTCTAACATATAACGTTAATTTAGGACTATCTACACGCCGTACGGCACTTGCTCTTTGGGAAATCCATGGGGTGAAAATATCTCATGTCATGGTTAGTAGATACGCCATTGCAGCTGCCGCTTTTGTCAAACCATATGTTGACAACTATGATTATAAGCCCACTAATTATCTTGCTGCTGATGAAACCTATACTAAAGTAAAAGGAGTTCATCAATATATCTGGCTTGTTATGGATGCCATCAAGAAATCAATTTTAGGATACCAAGCCTCTTTTAGTCGTGATACTGGCCCTTGTATTTTAACTATGCGTATGGCTTTTGATAAGTTCAAAGAGTTTCCCGGAAAATCACTTAAATTCGTTGCTGATGGCTATACTGCATATAAGCTCGCTGAGCAACAGTTTAAACTTAACGGCATGGACTTCGATGTAATCCAAGTAATTGGTCTTACTAACTCCGATCCTGTTTCAACCGAATATCGTTGGCTTAAACAAATAATAGAGCGTCTTAACAGAACATTTAAATTTTCCTATAGGGTTACAAATGGCTTTGGTAGTGAAGAAGGTTCCAACACGCACTTGGCGTTGTTTGTAGCATATTACAACTTTCTCCGCCCACATAGCTACGCTTATTGGGGGCCATTGAACTCAATACCTGAACTTGAAAACATTTCTACTATGCCAGCAAAATGGCAAAAGTTAATCGAACTTTCACAGCAACTTATAGTAGAAAAACAGGTTGTATAA
- a CDS encoding response regulator transcription factor has protein sequence MIKILIAEDQNIISQSLEIILGNKPDLKVVGVAEDGEKAVRLAQKLIPDIILMDIRMPGIDGVKCIKIIKEILPQIKIIVLTTFDDNEYVFNALKYGASGYLLKGLSSIELVGAIRTVFNGGALINPNIAMKVVEFFHEADKVDYKIDVDEFEFNNLNKNELKIMKLIGRGMSNKEIAFETNFSEGTVRNYISNILSKLNLRDRTQIAIFAIQSRLELKKIEN, from the coding sequence ATGATTAAAATATTAATTGCAGAAGACCAAAATATTATTAGCCAAAGTCTAGAGATAATCCTTGGTAATAAGCCTGATTTAAAAGTAGTTGGTGTGGCAGAAGATGGCGAAAAAGCTGTTAGATTGGCCCAAAAACTAATCCCAGACATTATCTTAATGGATATACGTATGCCTGGAATAGATGGAGTAAAATGTATAAAGATTATCAAAGAAATATTACCACAAATCAAGATTATAGTACTTACAACCTTTGATGATAATGAGTATGTGTTTAATGCTTTAAAATATGGGGCAAGCGGCTACCTATTAAAGGGTCTATCTTCTATAGAATTGGTGGGGGCTATTAGAACTGTATTTAATGGAGGGGCTCTTATAAACCCTAATATTGCAATGAAGGTAGTTGAATTTTTCCATGAGGCCGATAAGGTGGATTATAAAATTGATGTAGATGAGTTTGAATTTAATAATTTAAATAAGAATGAGTTAAAAATAATGAAATTAATAGGGAGGGGTATGTCAAACAAGGAAATAGCTTTTGAAACTAATTTTAGTGAGGGTACTGTGAGAAACTATATAAGTAATATTTTAAGTAAACTAAACTTAAGAGATAGGACTCAAATAGCCATATTTGCAATTCAATCTAGACTGGAGCTGAAAAAGATTGAAAATTAG
- a CDS encoding DeoR/GlpR family DNA-binding transcription regulator → MYQEERLVKILEYLDYANNLSVHEICKMFTISRDTARRDIVKLVDKGTVIRTHGGITLPGLIDTIRNYRQRLEAHSEEKKEIAKRALMYINKNEHYFFDVSTTVSYLAKGLNKDVTVFTHSLDNIEILSENKQVSVHCIGGCLNKNNRFFYDIDCKNSLSGIHFDIAFLGAAAITVDGIYYANNEDAFIKQTSAQQSDKVILLADFHKYGKTTYYKGLDWDQIDIIISDCMPPPLYVDIIREHNIELDIIE, encoded by the coding sequence ATGTATCAAGAAGAGAGGCTTGTAAAAATACTTGAATACTTAGATTATGCAAATAACCTATCTGTTCATGAAATTTGTAAGATGTTTACTATATCGAGGGATACAGCACGGCGAGATATAGTAAAACTTGTAGATAAAGGTACTGTAATTCGTACTCATGGAGGGATTACTCTTCCTGGTTTAATAGATACAATCCGAAATTACAGGCAACGACTTGAAGCTCATTCGGAAGAAAAAAAAGAAATAGCAAAAAGAGCTTTAATGTATATAAATAAAAATGAACATTATTTTTTCGATGTATCTACAACTGTAAGTTACCTAGCAAAAGGGCTAAACAAAGACGTTACGGTATTTACTCACTCTCTTGATAATATTGAGATACTTTCAGAAAACAAACAGGTTTCTGTTCATTGTATTGGTGGGTGTCTTAATAAAAACAATCGTTTTTTTTATGATATAGATTGTAAGAATTCTCTTTCTGGAATTCATTTTGATATCGCTTTTTTAGGTGCAGCTGCCATAACGGTTGATGGAATTTATTATGCCAACAATGAAGATGCTTTTATCAAACAAACCTCTGCACAACAATCCGATAAGGTGATTTTACTAGCTGATTTTCATAAATATGGAAAGACTACCTATTACAAAGGATTGGATTGGGATCAAATAGATATCATTATTTCTGATTGCATGCCACCACCTTTATATGTGGACATTATTAGAGAGCATAATATTGAGTTAGATATTATAGAATAA
- a CDS encoding ABC transporter permease subunit: MSKILNKGLLYKEWINVRWVTLLTIVVLLFYKAYGVMTLLNQNKMYMKYNGVIRTDKWFNEGLYGGSSYYFVMVFVVIILAIILFIGEKTSETQGFIASMPFTRKEIMLNKWLVGVVSLLISFVVTYILLSIFYVTNINDLNTILNPYSDIVKWFFMDTFQYICIFTFIMLMQAVMGNSIVAGMVGGIILGVPTLISMVVRELVIIYYRDSQSISIILDKICYWINIYSYNVAKQKSFYPNPAENINQDYYQNFYYSNYNLKLLVLLMLTCLFLFLAYVAYKKRNIEYNLRLIAFKNLEPVFIGGVAICSGILVIAIKGIGNQRLSVFGIYFVIFIIIGYFISKLLLKGLSSRK, from the coding sequence ATGAGTAAAATTTTAAATAAGGGACTTCTCTATAAGGAATGGATAAATGTAAGATGGGTAACTCTTTTAACCATTGTTGTACTTTTATTTTATAAAGCTTATGGTGTTATGACATTACTAAATCAAAATAAAATGTATATGAAATACAATGGTGTAATTAGGACTGACAAGTGGTTTAATGAGGGACTATATGGTGGGAGTAGTTATTATTTTGTAATGGTATTTGTTGTCATAATACTTGCTATAATTTTATTTATAGGCGAAAAAACAAGTGAAACTCAGGGATTTATAGCTTCTATGCCATTTACAAGGAAAGAAATAATGCTTAATAAATGGCTTGTTGGTGTGGTAAGTTTATTAATAAGTTTTGTAGTAACATATATACTTTTAAGTATATTTTATGTTACAAATATTAATGACCTTAATACAATATTAAATCCATATTCTGATATAGTTAAATGGTTTTTTATGGATACATTTCAGTACATTTGTATTTTTACTTTTATTATGCTAATGCAGGCAGTCATGGGAAATAGTATAGTGGCTGGCATGGTAGGTGGTATAATCTTAGGTGTACCAACACTTATATCAATGGTAGTACGGGAATTAGTCATAATATATTATCGAGATAGTCAATCCATTAGTATAATTTTAGATAAAATTTGTTACTGGATAAATATTTATAGTTATAATGTAGCCAAACAGAAGTCCTTTTATCCAAATCCAGCAGAAAATATTAATCAGGATTATTATCAAAACTTTTATTATAGTAATTATAATTTAAAGTTATTAGTGCTTTTAATGCTAACTTGTCTATTTTTGTTCTTAGCATACGTAGCCTATAAAAAGAGAAATATAGAATATAATTTAAGACTAATAGCATTTAAAAATTTAGAACCTGTCTTTATAGGGGGCGTTGCTATATGTTCTGGAATTTTGGTTATAGCCATTAAGGGAATTGGCAATCAAAGGTTAAGTGTATTTGGAATTTACTTTGTCATATTCATTATTATAGGATATTTTATATCTAAACTATTACTTAAGGGATTATCCTCAAGGAAATGA
- a CDS encoding GH32 C-terminal domain-containing protein → MSQDKPNILNHLSGSQYEIVAEFKPDEKTTEFGFKLRVGAGQETIVKYNTKTQEVTIDRSKSGKAPSNSTAFLESYSSKVNKTKDGKIQLNIFVDSSSVELYGNNGEVCGATQIFPNRSSEGVEVYSLGGKTKATIKYYPLSGIWNNDIKGKSSVLVSLSEEELEKTLGDEFSIYTTTIPTRASQGVTWKFSDPEVLEIVSQDETQTTFKTKKVGSTTLTATSKDAKAKKTADLNVYGKDTSNIIKDLTNFRTTGSWYVKKGAYVGNNEGDGFTVAEQTNSDQKSTYNLEAEANLIDIGSTAGIVLVSQNEDPKKGSIIANVNKNGNYRVFVFTGEFDDNGNPKVKNLIEGTVLKTKDNKYNLKLELKGNHISYWINGELVCDTNQDYYKKGRFGLNVFGGTTEFKNVRFNSTTSIDYTNVEGSGLTFDQTPGNLHAANDSYVVNNGKQKTGVAISDQQIDINKNIYTLEIDSKVLGDWHADNPANGDTVGIVLFSQSDNLFRDGGIVANVNKWGSYSLIAHVKDENGNLKEVNLAGGKVYEAQYNKYKLKVKLEGNRISFWINGELVCDNIQQNYYHTGKLGLIVWNGPSEFKNIIITSDQVTLLK, encoded by the coding sequence ATTTCTCAAGATAAGCCTAATATTCTGAATCATTTATCAGGAAGTCAATATGAAATTGTTGCAGAGTTTAAACCAGATGAAAAAACAACAGAGTTTGGATTTAAACTACGTGTTGGTGCAGGTCAAGAAACAATAGTTAAATATAATACGAAAACCCAAGAAGTAACAATTGATCGTTCAAAATCTGGAAAAGCACCAAGTAATTCAACTGCTTTCTTAGAATCATATAGTAGTAAGGTAAATAAAACAAAAGATGGTAAAATTCAATTGAATATCTTTGTAGATTCATCATCTGTAGAATTATATGGAAATAATGGGGAGGTATGTGGTGCAACTCAAATTTTCCCTAATCGTTCTAGTGAGGGAGTAGAAGTATACTCACTTGGAGGAAAAACAAAAGCTACAATTAAATATTACCCATTAAGTGGTATTTGGAATAATGATATTAAGGGAAAGAGCTCTGTTTTAGTATCATTAAGTGAAGAAGAACTAGAAAAGACTTTAGGCGATGAATTTTCTATTTATACAACTACGATTCCTACAAGAGCATCTCAAGGTGTTACATGGAAATTTTCAGATCCTGAGGTTTTAGAAATTGTAAGTCAAGATGAGACACAGACTACATTTAAAACAAAAAAAGTAGGAAGTACAACTTTAACTGCTACTTCTAAAGATGCAAAGGCAAAAAAAACAGCTGACTTAAATGTTTACGGTAAGGATACAAGTAATATTATTAAAGATTTAACTAATTTTAGAACTACTGGATCTTGGTATGTTAAGAAGGGGGCTTATGTAGGAAACAATGAAGGTGATGGATTCACAGTAGCAGAACAAACAAATTCTGATCAAAAATCAACGTATAATTTAGAGGCTGAAGCTAATCTTATAGACATAGGTAGTACTGCTGGGATTGTATTAGTATCACAAAATGAAGATCCTAAAAAAGGATCTATTATAGCAAATGTCAATAAAAATGGTAATTATAGGGTATTTGTGTTTACAGGAGAATTTGATGATAATGGTAATCCAAAAGTTAAGAATTTGATAGAAGGTACAGTTCTAAAAACAAAAGATAACAAGTATAATTTAAAATTAGAATTAAAAGGAAACCATATTAGTTATTGGATTAATGGTGAATTAGTATGTGATACTAATCAAGATTATTATAAAAAAGGACGCTTTGGATTAAATGTATTTGGTGGAACAACAGAATTTAAAAATGTAAGGTTTAACAGTACTACATCAATTGATTATACAAATGTTGAAGGTTCAGGTTTAACTTTTGACCAAACGCCAGGAAATTTACATGCGGCTAATGATAGTTATGTAGTGAATAATGGTAAACAAAAGACTGGTGTGGCAATTTCAGATCAACAAATAGACATTAACAAAAATATATATACTTTAGAAATAGATTCTAAAGTTTTAGGAGATTGGCATGCTGATAATCCAGCAAATGGTGATACTGTGGGAATTGTATTATTCTCTCAAAGTGATAATCTATTTAGAGATGGTGGGATTGTGGCTAATGTTAATAAATGGGGTTCATATAGCTTGATTGCACATGTGAAAGACGAGAATGGTAATCTTAAAGAGGTTAACCTTGCAGGCGGTAAGGTTTATGAAGCGCAATATAATAAATATAAGTTAAAAGTAAAATTAGAAGGAAACCGAATTAGTTTCTGGATAAATGGAGAATTAGTGTGTGATAATATACAACAAAATTATTATCACACAGGAAAGCTTGGATTAATTGTATGGAATGGACCTTCAGAATTTAAAAATATAATTATTACTAGTGATCAGGTTACTCTATTAAAATAG
- a CDS encoding sensor histidine kinase produces the protein MVKLDGKTWKNTAITRITLFVINFLMIVFMSIISSNTIGLICENSIAREFIEKIKSVPTVAWKMPVFTMLLLFMLTLGVIVREMFFMENQFVLYIFCIYDILLCILIMGYLNMDYKGILFIAIANIVIYIDGKKRKSVFILAIIIIYITLDYNILSIKVNIFNINDYAEYYTSLQRIYYYSIKNILNSTNDIIFILFMIQVIQSERDENEKISELYGELYKSSEELKVINIQLQDYARKSQETAKIKERNRLAREIHDTIGHTLTGIAIGLEACIELSEFNISKMKIQMLKISELARKGLLDVRRSMNELRPDALERFSLIEAISKLSEDINECTNTKVKIQITGQAPKMGADEEETVYRIVQEGITNAVRHGEANEIIVVLKFEENKLQVKIMDDGIGVGEIKEGFGLRHVEERVEMLGGKVNFWGAPSEGFIISAYLPIRRKIKND, from the coding sequence ATGGTAAAACTGGATGGGAAAACGTGGAAAAATACAGCTATAACTAGGATTACATTGTTTGTTATAAATTTTTTAATGATTGTATTCATGTCTATAATTAGTTCTAATACAATAGGGCTTATATGTGAAAATAGTATAGCAAGGGAATTTATTGAAAAAATCAAATCGGTTCCTACAGTTGCTTGGAAGATGCCTGTATTTACTATGTTGCTTTTATTTATGCTTACTTTAGGTGTCATAGTCAGAGAAATGTTTTTTATGGAGAACCAGTTTGTGCTTTATATTTTTTGTATTTATGATATTTTATTATGTATTTTAATAATGGGTTACCTTAATATGGACTATAAAGGAATATTATTTATAGCAATAGCTAATATAGTTATTTATATTGATGGTAAAAAAAGAAAAAGCGTGTTCATTTTAGCTATAATTATTATTTATATAACACTTGATTATAATATTTTGTCCATTAAAGTTAATATATTTAATATAAATGATTATGCGGAGTACTATACATCATTGCAAAGAATTTATTATTATAGTATTAAAAACATACTTAATTCTACGAATGATATTATTTTTATATTGTTTATGATTCAAGTTATACAAAGTGAGAGGGATGAAAATGAGAAAATTTCTGAGTTATATGGCGAATTGTATAAATCATCTGAAGAATTAAAAGTTATAAATATCCAATTACAAGATTATGCTAGGAAATCTCAAGAAACAGCTAAAATTAAAGAAAGAAATAGGCTAGCAAGAGAAATTCATGACACTATTGGACATACACTTACTGGTATAGCAATTGGTTTAGAAGCATGTATAGAATTATCAGAATTCAATATTAGTAAGATGAAGATTCAGATGTTAAAAATATCAGAGCTTGCAAGAAAAGGGCTTTTAGATGTTAGAAGATCTATGAATGAGCTAAGACCGGATGCACTTGAAAGATTTTCGCTGATTGAGGCAATTTCAAAGTTGTCTGAAGATATAAATGAGTGTACAAATACTAAAGTAAAGATTCAAATTACAGGACAAGCTCCCAAAATGGGTGCAGATGAAGAAGAAACCGTTTATAGAATAGTTCAAGAGGGTATAACAAATGCAGTCAGGCATGGAGAGGCAAATGAAATTATTGTGGTTTTAAAATTTGAAGAAAATAAGTTGCAAGTTAAAATAATGGATGATGGAATAGGAGTTGGTGAAATTAAAGAAGGGTTCGGATTAAGGCATGTTGAGGAAAGGGTAGAAATGCTTGGGGGAAAAGTTAATTTTTGGGGAGCCCCATCGGAGGGATTCATTATTTCTGCTTACTTGCCTATAAGGAGGAAAATTAAAAATGATTAA